GGTAAAGTCAGGACTCTTCTTCCCATTCAAACACCTCAgagctttttcccttcctcaccTGACCTGCTCAAACACCTCAgagctttttcccttcctcaccTGACCTGCTCAAACACCAgagctttttcccttcctcaccTGACCTGTTTCTTTCAAATTTAAACTTATTACCAATCAACACCCACATTCTATCAACATAACAGCCAGGTAAATTTATCAATTAAGGATATTTATCAATTAAGGATGTTTAATCCCCAAAGGCCATTTGGCCCTGCAAAGATGGGTTTGCTCCTAACAACCTTCAGCTTTACGTTTATATCCATCCAAGAAGTTGTTTAGGCTGGATTTGGGGATAAAAAGCTTTGGATTGCATTTTTTTGGAGTAAATCACTTGGTAGGACAGGGGAGGGAACATTGCACTGAACTTTGGGGAAAATCaatgggttttgtttcttgctgACCCAtgaaagagcagagctgtgggatgtTTGGCTGGAGGGAACAGACACAGCCTGGATTAGTCCTCGTGGgctctttgtttctttatttaatttctctttgggTTGGGATTGAAGGTACTTGAGATGATAGTTTGTGTTCAGATTTAGGTATTCATTGTTTCTTATCAATGTTACAGTCTCACAGCTGTGAGTTTCCTAGTTTTTCATGAGAAAGGTATAAAGTGGTTAACTAACTCTTGTTATAAGGTCTTTTAAGGTTAAACTatctaattaagaaataatacttaaattattttctcttttaacttAATAATTGATTTCTCAAAGCCTGCAGTGTGGacttttctgtttaattataaaatactaCTCAAATCTatgaagaaggtaaagaagaacaATTTGTTTCCACTCTAAAACTTCTATTTAGCTTCACATCTACTACTATATTTTTAAACCCCAAAGTTTAAGTTTTCTACtctgtgatattacacacttctaattAACTACACCCTCATAATTCCAGTGTTATTAAtccattttggaagccttctccacagcctcaggtcaaatgcagtgctctcttgtgggtctgtgcctttcagcacaggAAGTTTAAAATGctcagcatccagggttccaacaAGTCCTGAGCAATCCCTGCCTGGGGTTGGAAAGGAGATTTTGAAGGAAACTTTGAaggaaactttttaaaaagtacctTTATGGCCTCGATGGCATACTCCACCTGGAAGAGCCTCCCCTCTGGAGAGAAGGTGTTCACacccctgcagggagagcacacAGTGAGAAGGGCAGGAAACCAAGGCCTTGCTCAAGGGTGaggccacctgggcacaggctgggcagggggacagcagggccatgtcccctcagcacagggcagccacagGGTGGGCACTCAGGACGGTCATGGACTCAAGGAGAGCCAGCAGGTCCAGGCACAGGTGAGAAGCAGGTAGGGTGTCCTGGCACACTTTGGAATGCAAAGGGAGCACCAGGAGCCAGAGAGGTCCTGTTTGaccatggaatcctggaatccTTAAGACTGGAAAAGTCCTTTGGGATCACGGAGTGCAGcctttcccccagccctgccaaggccaccactcgcccctgtccccaggtgccacctccACGTGGTTTTTGAgcccttccagggatgaggactccaccactgcctcGGGCAGTCTGTGTCAGGGCAGGACAGgcctttccatgaaaaaaattccCGACATCCAAACGAAATacccctggcccagcctgaggccgttccctctcctcctgtcgCTGtttcctggagcacagcccgacccccccggctgtccactcctgtcagggagttgtgcagagccagaaggtctcccctgagcctcctttgctccaggctgagcccctttccagctccctcagccgctccCCCCCGGACACGCTCCTTTCCTCGGGTACCCCATCCCCGCACACCAGGAGCTCCCCCCGCCCTCGCTCCATCCCATCCTGGCATCCCCGATCCCGTGGCAGGGCGGTGGGCTCCCGGCAACTCCCGGTGCGATCCCAGCGCGGGAGCCGCCGATCGGGGCGGCCCGGACCGCTCGGGCCGCGCCGGGCGCAGGCCCGTGACTCAGCCGCGGCGCGGGCGGGCACTCACCGGTCGTACTCGGACCGCGTGAGGAACATGACGGCAGCAGGGCCGGGCGATGCCGGCGGTTCCCGGGGACTCCGGAGGTGCCGGGGGGGCTCGAGGGGTCCGGGGGCACCGGGAGCGCCGCGGCCTCACCGGGGGCTGCAACGCCGCTTCCGGCCCCGAGCAGCACTTCCGCCCGCGCCGCTCGCCCATTGGGCAGCGGCACTGCGGTCCAGCCAATGGAACGGCGAGGAGGGCGGGACCAGGATTGGGGGAGATGGGAGATGGGAGGGGCAAGTGATGGGGCGGGGCCAAAGCCCgaggggcggggccggcgcttCGGGGGCGTGGTCGTATCGCTAGGACGCCGGGTGGGGGCGGGGCCACAGAGGGACGGGGAGGGGCTATGAGGGGCGTGGTTCTGGAAAGGGCGTGGCTGTGCTTCAGGGGCGGTACCAGATCAGTAGGGGGCGGGGCCTGCGGCGGGCACGGCGCGGTGCCGGGAGGGGTTCCCGGGAATGGGGAACCAGGAAGGGGAACCGGGAAAGGGGGGGCGGGAAGGGGGTACCGGGAATGGGGGGTCAGGGAGGCGGCACCACGGATGGGATACCAAGAAGGGGGCACCGGGAAGAAGCTATATCGGGAACGGGCTCCGGGACGGGCTGCACCGAAGGGAATACCGGGAGATGATACCGGGAGGGGCTGTATGCCCCTGCCCCCCCGGGCCATACCGGCATCCCAACGCCCGGTACACGGTGCCACGCCGTCAGCCTCCTCGCCGGCCCCGGTAGCGGCGCCCGGCGCAATTCCCGCCTCGTTCCAGCGCTCCCGGCTCCCGGGGAGCGGCGGAGCCGATGCATGGCCGGACCCCCCCCGGGGGGCGCTGCGCACCCCGCGCCCGCCGGAGGGCCCGGGGGcggcccggggcggggggcTGGCCCGGGGGGCCCGGGGCCGGCCCAGGGGCGCTGCCGGGGGCGGGGCGGTGCTGCCCGCCCCGGGGGCGCTGCGGTGCCCGGTGGCGGCTCCGCCAGCGGAGCCGTCCCAGCGGGCGGCGGAGGCAGCACCGaccgcccccggcccggccatGTCGGAGCCCGGCGCCCCCGCGGCCGGTGATAAAGCGCCCCGGCTCCAGGTAGGGCTCCGGTGCTTCCCCCCCTCCCGGTGACCGCGGCAGGCTCCCGGTGCAGCCCCTCGGTGTCCCGGCACTGTTGCTCTGGGCAACTCCCGCTGCCTCCCCGGTGTCCCAGAGGCGATCCCCGGAGAAGTCCGTGGTATTCTAGTGCCGACCTCCGGAGCAGCCCACGGTGTCCCGTTGTAGCCGCCGGTGCGACCTCCGGTGCAGCGTCCCGGTGCAGCGGTGCAGCCCTCCGCTGTTCTGGTGCCGTGGCCGATGCCGTTCCCCGGTCCCCCAGGGCACCTCCTGCCCGGGGCAATCCCGTTGCAGCCCCACCGTTtacccagggcagctccccGGTTCCCCGGTGCGGCCCCACCGGTTCCCGTGGGCAGTCTCCCCGGTTTCCCGGAGTAAAGCCCTCTCCACCGAGGcaacccccagcccagcccaggccccGTTGCAACCCCCGATCCCCCGTTGCAGCCCCGTGCCCGGGACACTCCCGTTGTGGCAACCCGGGGTGGCGCCTCAGTCCCCCGAGCAGCCCCCGGTGCCATACCGGTGCTCCCTCTACTCTCTCCTGCAGGACCGTGTCCTTCGTGGGCTGCGCTGGAGCCGCCTCCAGGAGCCGCTGGGTTTCATCAAGGTGCTGGAATGGGTGAGTGACGCCGGTGTGCcccccggtcccggtcccggaCCCACaccacagccccttccccacactgctggctgctgctccccacggACCACAGCGCCCCCACATTTGGGGGGTTCCGTTCCTCACTGAAGGAATCCCAGAGCCCCCCCCGCCCCTCTGGAGCTTCCTGCACCCCATCGGCAGCGGGGTGGAGGCCTCATTTTGGGGGCTCCGGGGGAGGAGGGCAGCGGGGCCACACGGGTTTGGGCCACCAGCCCCTCCCGGTGACCTTGAGCAGGTGGCTGTGCCCGGCCATGCCAAAGGGGACAGTGACATCGGGGTGCCGGGTGCCTGCTATTGccaggggctcagggggcaATGcgtgggtgggtgggtgggtggggagAGGGACTGAGGGTCAGGAAGCCCCAGGAAGGGGGacgctggggacagggggagaGCCAAGTGCCCTCggctctgtcctgtcctggcCATGCCATGAATGGCTCCCTGTGAGATAGGGTTTCAGGGTGGCATTTCTGCAGCTCGGCCTCGCCAGGGCCGGGGGGCTCCTGGGGAAAACTGAGGTACAGGGGGGACCCAGCCCTCTTTGGGCATCTCCCACCAGGAGAAGCCAGTTTGAGGGGCTTTCCCCCAATCCTACAGATCTTTGGTTTGCATAATCCCAACCACGGAGGCTCTGGGCTCCCCCTGCCATTGAGGCCACCATATGGGATCAGATCCCTGTGCAAAGACAGCCCAAAGACAAAAACGAGGAGAAAATCCCTGGAGGATCCACCGACACTGCTGCTTAAACCCTTAGTGCCACCCATgggctgcccatccctgcagggtcAGGCCTGGCTTAGATCCCCCATTTCACCCGGGAGGGTTGGGAGCTcagccaggaggagttgtggGAAAACCCTTTGGGAATGGTGTTTTCCCAGCACCCTCATCCAAGAGATGAGGGCAGTGTGACTCCAACAGCAagggagggcagtgctggctcctggggAGGGGCCATCTCCAGGGGTCCCACCATAAGGAtgctcccagctgcctggaaaCCCACTCTGACACCCAGTACCCTGCCCAGAATTAAGGGGGAATGGGGGTGGGTTTGGCCTTGGTGTCCCCACCCCCCCAAGCATGACCCCCACCCTCAAATCCCGGTGCCAGTAGAATCCCAGTGTTGGAGGGAGGCACCTGAGGCCAACACCTGGGGGGTGGCAGCTTGCCCATTACTGAGTGCCAGGGGATGCAGCCTGCCTCCCAAGGATGAAAGGGCCCCCAGGGCTCACCCCTGACCCACTGCCCTCTCCTGTAGCTCTTTGCCATCTTTGCCTTCGGCTCCTGCGGCTCCTTCAGCGGCGAGACAGGAGCCACAGTGAGATGTGACAGTGGAGGGATGACAGCCATCAGCATCCAGTTCGGGTACCCCTTCAGGTGAGGGggtgcagagccctgacacCCCCCAGGACTGCCCCCACACAAGCtggggggtgctgggctggggttagactcccttcctgctggcagGACCTCCATGGGACCACAGCCATGGTCTCTGCAGTGCCGTGTTCAGCTGGGGGCCACCCACACCCTGACCCCATGGGACATCCCCTGGCATCCCTGTCAGTTCCTGACACCACCCAGGGGGATTCTTGTAAATCATGAAAGACTggatggggaaggagggaaattCTCAGTACTCAGGGAAGACCACAGGAATCCTGTTTTATCTGGGAAGGCAATGATGGAGTTGGGCCAAATGAGAGTCATGGTTCTAACCCCTTTCCTCTGCCACCAGCCCCATGCCAGGGCACTAGACCCTGGAAAAGAATCCAGATTATGGCAGTGGATCTGTGCCCTCCATCCCAGGGGACCACCCCAGCCTGGTTATTGTAGCCGTCGCTATCAAACCTTCCATTCCCAGGGCACCACCCCAGCATTTACAccatccatccctcccatcccaggggaCCACCCCAGCCTGGTTATTCTCAATATCCTTGTCACCATCTCCATTCCCAGAGGACCACCCCAGCCTGGTTATTCTATCCCTCCCTGTCATCATCACCATTCCCAGGGGACCACCCCAGCCTGGTTATTCTATCCATCCCTGTCACCATCTCCATTCCCAAGGGACCACCCCAGCCTGGTTATCCTAGCCATCCCTGTCATCATCACCATTCCCAGGGGACCACCCCAGCCTGAGTATTGTAGCCATCCCTGTCATCTCCATTCCCAGGCGACCACCCCAGCGTGGTTACACCACCTACCCCACCATCCTCTCCATTCCCAACCCCCTGATCCCCCTCCCTCTACCCCAGGTTATACCAGATTCCCTTTGGGATGCCCACTTGTGAGGAGGAATCAGAAGCCCGCACCCTGTACCTCATCGGTGATTTCTCCGCTCCCGCCGAGTTTTTCGTGACCCTGGGGGTCTTCTCCTTCCTCTACTCCATGGCTGCTCTGGTGCTCTACCTCCGCTTCCATTCCCTCTACACGGAGAACACGAAACTCCCCTTCACAGTAAGGCAGGCTCACCCCCGGGGCACGTGAGCCCAGCGCCGTGCCAGGGTGGCAGCTGATGCCAGGCTCTCCTCCTGGCAGGATTTCTGTGTCACCGTCTGCTTTGCCTTCTTCTGGctggtggcggcggcggcgtgGGGCAAGGGGCTGAGCGACGTGAAGGCGGCCACGCGCCCCTCCGCCCTCATCGCTGCCATGGCCGTCTGCCAGGGCGACGGGGTGGTCTGCAACGCTGGCACCACACCGGCCATGGGGCTGGCCAACATCTCGGTGGTGAGGGCATGGGGCACACACACATGGGCACAAACATGGGCACAAACACGGGCACagaggagcacacacacaggggTGCACACACACGGGCACACACAAGCATACATGGGCACACGGGGCACACACATGGGCACACACATGGGCACACACAAGCATACATGGGCACTGAGGACACACACGGGCACACACACGGGCACACACATGGGCACACACGGGTGCACACAGGTGTACACTTACATATTCTGCCACACCTGTACCAGATTcctgagctcagccaggagAGGGCAGTGGCAAGGTGGGCACACAGATGAAAATATGGGCACAGCATGGAAATGTGGGTGAAAACATTCCACAGCCACCTGCCTTGGTCCCACGGGATGTGGGATCCACCCTGCATCCCCCCCACTGGGAAATTTGCACTGGGAATGGGCACCCTGCACTGGGAACCTGGTACTGGGAATGGGGCACCCTGCACTGGGAACCAGACACTGGGAATGGGCACCCTGCACTGGGAATGGGCACCCTGCACTGGGAACCAGACATTGGGAATGGGCACCCTGCACTGGGatgctggcactgggaatgggcACCCTGCACTGGGAATGGGGCACTCAGCCACCAGGGACTGCCAGGATGGGGCGGGGAGTGGTGATGCCGTCCCTGGCAGAGGTGTTTGGGGTGTGTGGGGTGGGTGATGtgcatggggacatggggcatATGAGGTGCCTGAGGTATAGGGGCTCATGGGGGTAAGTGGGGTGCACGGGGTGCATCTGGCATGGGGGTTGCATGGTGTACGTGGGGTGCATGAGGCACATGGGGCATACAGGGTCCATGGGGTGCACAGGTTACGTGGCACATTGGGGCACATGGGGTGCATAAGGTGCCTGGAGTGCGTGGGTGGGGAGTATTGGGTGTGTGGGGCACAGGACTTGGGATACACATGGGGCACATGGGGTGCCTGGAGTGCAGTGGGGTGAGTGGGATGTACGGGAATTATGGCAAGTATGGGGTGCATGGGGGTGTGGGGTGCACAGGGCACACGTGATCCACAGGCTGCATGCAGTGTATGGAATATATGAAAGGTTTGGGGTGTATGGGGTACACAGGGCACACCCGATGCACAGGGTTCATGGGATGTTTGGAGCTTATGGGACGCACAGGGTGTGTGTGGGGTGCTGTGCTCCCCCAAGGCTGCCCTGTGGGAGCCTCtcccttcttctctcccctctcccctttcctctcctgcagctcttcgGGTTCCTCAACTTCCTGCTGTGGGCCGGGAACTGCTGGTTCGTGCTGCGGGAGACGCCGTGGCTGCGGCCGCCCGAGCCCCGCGACAGCGCGGCTGAGCAGGGCGCCATCGACAAGCAGTAACCCCGGGGGGACCCAGCCCGGGGACCCCGCCCGGCCCCCGGCACCTCGCGCCGGCCGCCAGCCCGGGGACGGGGTGTCGCTGTCCCCGGGTTTGGAGCCGCCGGGGGTTCGGATGCTGGAGGGGGACACGGAAGCCCGGGGGTCCCGCTCGTTGTCGGGGGCTCTGTGTGTCACCCCGGGGGTCCATGTCTGTATGGGGCGCATAAAGTCCTGGCTACCAGCTGTGCACTGGGGCTCCTGTGTCTGCCTCGGTGCGGAGCTGAGCACACCCGGGTGGGGCACGACCCCTGCTCCGTGCAGAGACAAACCCGTCCCATTTCTGGCGTAGGATGAACTGTGGACCTCAGATCAGTTCGGGCTGATGGAGGGTCCCAGACGGGTCACAGGGGACCCCAGACCAGTAAAAGGATAATCAGGGACCCCAGTCCAGTATTGGGATAACATTGGGAGCACCAGTCCAGTATAGGGATAGTGAGGAACCCCAGTCTGGTATTGGGATAACATTGGGAGCAACACTCCAGTATAGGGATCACCTGGACCCCCAGCCTGGTATGGGAATAATGGCAGAGAGTCCCAGCTTCATAAAGGGATAATAGGGAACCCCAATGGAAGGATAAGGGGGGATCCCAGGCTGGTATAGGCATAACGGAGaaccccagccccacacaggaATAACCCCAGCCTTGTACAGCAATACCTTGGgctcacagcccagcacagaagTAACAACACCGGACCCCAGCCCCTTAGAGGAATAACTGGGTTTCTGGGTCCGGTATGGGGACAACAGGGAACCCCAACCTGTTATAGGGATACCGGGTACCCCCAACCTGTTCTGGGGTACCGGGGACCCCCACCCCAGTACAGGGATAACAGGAGACCCCAGCCCCCTATAGGAATAACTGGGGTTCTGGGTCCGGAATGGGGATAACAGGGAACCCCAACCGAGTAGAGGTATACCGAGTGCCCCTAACCTGTTATAGGGGTACCGAGTGCCCCTAACCTGTTACAGGGATACCGGGTACCCCCATTCCCGTGCAACGATAACCGGAGACCCCAGCCTGGTACAGGGATCACTCGGGACGCCCGGCCGTGCGGGATACCGGGTGTGCCCAGCTCGGGGAGGGTAGCGGGTGCCCGTGCCGGTGCGGGCTGCCGGGGTCGGGCCGGGCGGGGGTCGCTCCGGGACTACCGTGCCCGTGGTgccgcggggcgggcggggctcGCGGCGCAtgcgcggggcgggggcggcgcggggggggGCGGCGGtgccgcggcggcggcggcggcgatggcggcggagcggcggccGGTGCCCGGCCTGGACGAGTTCGCGGGGCAGAGCTGGAGCGCCTGGCTGGAGCGGGCCGGGCCGCCCGCCGACACCGGtgagggcggcggcggcggggggtGCTTCGCGACCGGGGCCGCGCCCGCCGACCCCCGGTCCGAGCGCCGCCGCGCGGCGGGCGGGCAACGGCGCCGGGAGAGGGGAGTCCGGCACCGGGAGCCGGCAGCAGGGCATCCCGCACCGGGCACTGGGAACGGGGCATCCTGCACCGGGAACCGCCAACGGAGCATCCTGCACCGGGCGCTGGGAACCGAGAGCAGGTTCTGCACCGGCTCGTCCTGCTCTGCGAACGGGGCACAGGGAACGGGGCATCCGGCACTGGACAGTGGGAAACAGGGCACTGGGAAGCCTGTACTGGGCATCGTGACCTAGCATCCCGTACCGGGAGCTGGGCGCACAGCAGAGGGTGCCGGGTCTGGATGCCCAGGGCTGGATTCCCAGTGCCCAGTTTCTGGTGCAGGTTGTCCTGGCGTGTCCTAGGATgttccctggcactgggaactGGACACCTGGAATGAAGCATCCTGTACCAGCACCTGGCACTGGGAACAGGGCAGCCAGACCTGGCACCCTGCACTGGGatcctggcactgggaatggagCACCCTGCACTGGGAATGGGCACCCTGCACTGGGatcctggcactgggaatgggcACCCTGCACTGGGAACCAGACATTGGGAATGGGGCACCCTGCACTGGGatgctggcactgggaatgggcACCCTGCACTGGGAACCAGACACTGGGGAAGCAGCATCCTGTACTGGGCACCTGGAATCTGGCACTGGGCATGCAGACctgacagccagcactgggaatgggcACCCTGCACTGGGAACCTGGCACTGAGAATGGGGTATCCTGCACCAGAACATGCAGAAACAGGAACggggcacccagccctgggcaccaaAAAATGGAAATAGGATATCCTGCAATGGGTACCTGGCACCAGGAACTGGGCACTGGGAACCGTACACTAGGCATCCAGACCTGGCACCCAGTACTGAGAACTGAGcacccagcactgagctctgggaaCTGGTAATGGGCACTTCCTGCACTGGGAATGTGGCATCCAGCAGCGGGCATCTGGCACCAGGCACTGGGACTGGGAAcctggcactgcacagccagACATGGCACCTGGTACCAGGAACTGGGCACTCAGCACTGGGCATTTGGCACTGGGAACGGGGCATCCTGTACTGGACACCCAGCACTGAGAACTGGCATGGGGCATCCTACAAAAGTTGCCCAAAAACTAGGAACCTTGCACTGGACACTGGGCACCAGGAACCTTGTGCCCATTAGTGGGTGCCCCATCCTGGAGTCCAGTGGAGTCCAGTGGGCactggtgggagcagagcaggaactgGAGAGCCTGGACTGGGAATTAGTTGCCACCCCAGACCAGGCAGGAGGTACTGGGAGCCCCAGGTGGGGCACTGGGCATCACGTGCTGGACACTGGGATATCCTGCTCTGGGAACTGGACAGGGCACACTGGGAGCCAGGTGCCCCTTACTGGGAGTGTCCCAGTGGGCTCTCAGCACTGGGACTGACTGCCCCAGACTGGACACCAGTCATGGTGCATTTTAATGGGTCTGGGTGCCCAGTAAGGCACAGCTAGGTGGCACTGGGCACCCAGTATggcatggccagccaggcaggaTTGGTTACCCAGTatggcacagctggatggaaCCAGGT
The Serinus canaria isolate serCan28SL12 chromosome 26, serCan2020, whole genome shotgun sequence genome window above contains:
- the SYPL2 gene encoding synaptophysin-like protein 2 isoform X2, with the protein product MSEPGAPAAGDKAPRLQDRVLRGLRWSRLQEPLGFIKVLEWLFAIFAFGSCGSFSGETGATVRCDSGGMTAISIQFGYPFRLYQIPFGMPTCEEESEARTLYLIGDFSAPAEFFVTLGVFSFLYSMAALVLYLRFHSLYTENTKLPFTDFCVTVCFAFFWLVAAAAWGKGLSDVKAATRPSALIAAMAVCQGDGVVCNAGTTPAMGLANISVLFGFLNFLLWAGNCWFVLRETPWLRPPEPRDSAAEQGAIDKQ
- the SYPL2 gene encoding synaptophysin-like protein 2 isoform X1, yielding MSEPGAPAAGDKAPRLQDRVLRGLRWSRLQEPLGFIKVLEWLFAIFAFGSCGSFSGETGATVRCDSGGMTAISIQFGYPFRLYQIPFGMPTCEEESEARTLYLIGDFSAPAEFFVTLGVFSFLYSMAALVLYLRFHSLYTENTKLPFTDFCVTVCFAFFWLVAAAAWGKGLSDVKAATRPSALIAAMAVCQGDGVVCNAGTTPAMGLANISVVRAWGTHTWAQTWAQTRAQRSTHTGVHTHGHTQAYMGTRGTHMGTHMGTHKHTWALRTHTGTHTGTHMGTHGCTQVYTYIFCHTCTRFLSSARRGQWQGGHTDENMGTAWKCG